The Urbifossiella limnaea genome has a window encoding:
- a CDS encoding Nmad2 family putative nucleotide modification protein: MKDRFALISHHFFYFGRNAIDISDIPRKHLDHPFEKAGPGHRADFSEEFVGAFAKWLKSNFKVGVHGPPCKPHSELKLPKCPTTVRRKGCTV; this comes from the coding sequence GTGAAGGACCGCTTCGCCCTGATCTCCCACCACTTCTTCTACTTTGGCCGCAACGCCATCGACATCTCGGACATCCCCCGCAAGCACCTGGACCACCCGTTCGAGAAGGCCGGGCCGGGACACCGGGCCGACTTCAGCGAGGAGTTCGTCGGGGCGTTCGCCAAGTGGCTGAAGTCCAACTTCAAGGTCGGCGTCCACGGCCCGCCGTGCAAGCCGCACTCGGAGTTGAAGCTGCCGAAATGCCCGACGACGGTGCGGAGAAAGGGCTGCACGGTATGA
- a CDS encoding ParA family protein, translating into MIIVVANSKGGVGKSTISVHLACWLAARGAKVVLADCDTQASSSDWLGEAAPTVRGVRMTSPDQILDNLPQLAQEADFVVADGPGSNTETSRALLLRADLAIVPVKASMLEVRALSQATGVLRQAQDIRAGAPKAVVVLSMVGRNYRLTQDMKDAAAVLGLPLADTPLVLRQVYADAPGQGAVVWTLGTRGREAAVEMDALFRELLPDAVPARKSRALADA; encoded by the coding sequence ATGATCATCGTCGTCGCCAACTCGAAGGGGGGTGTGGGCAAGTCCACCATCTCCGTCCACCTCGCCTGCTGGCTCGCCGCCCGGGGCGCAAAAGTCGTCCTCGCCGACTGCGACACCCAGGCGTCGAGCTCCGACTGGCTCGGCGAGGCCGCCCCCACCGTGCGGGGGGTGCGCATGACCTCGCCCGACCAGATCCTCGACAACCTGCCACAGCTCGCCCAGGAGGCCGACTTCGTCGTGGCCGACGGGCCGGGGAGTAACACCGAGACCAGCCGCGCGCTGCTGCTCCGCGCCGACCTCGCGATCGTGCCCGTCAAGGCGTCGATGCTGGAAGTCCGGGCGCTCTCCCAGGCGACCGGGGTGCTCCGCCAGGCCCAGGACATCCGCGCCGGGGCCCCGAAGGCGGTCGTGGTGCTGAGCATGGTCGGGCGGAACTACCGCCTGACCCAGGACATGAAGGACGCCGCGGCCGTGCTCGGCCTGCCGCTCGCCGACACCCCGCTGGTGCTCCGCCAGGTCTACGCCGACGCCCCCGGGCAGGGGGCGGTGGTCTGGACGCTCGGCACCCGCGGGCGGGAGGCCGCCGTCGAGATGGACGCGCTGTTCCGCGAGCTGCTGCCGGACGCCGTGCCGGCCCGGAAGTCCCGGGCGCTGGCCGACGCCTGA
- a CDS encoding RyR domain-containing protein — MAYSKEAVARVCHETLRAFCQTIGDKSLAPWEEAPEWQRASSLQAVEFGLRHPDATARDNHDAWVEAKRADGWRFGEVKDADLKTHPCLVSFDQLPPEQQAKDALIAAVVASLRGLLG, encoded by the coding sequence ATGGCGTACTCGAAAGAGGCGGTCGCCCGCGTGTGCCACGAAACGCTTCGGGCGTTTTGTCAGACGATCGGCGACAAGAGCCTGGCTCCGTGGGAGGAAGCACCGGAGTGGCAGCGGGCCAGTTCGCTGCAAGCCGTCGAATTCGGGCTGCGACATCCTGACGCGACTGCCCGCGACAACCACGACGCCTGGGTCGAAGCAAAGCGGGCGGACGGCTGGAGGTTCGGCGAGGTGAAGGATGCAGATCTAAAAACACACCCGTGCCTGGTCTCGTTCGATCAATTGCCGCCTGAGCAACAGGCCAAGGACGCACTGATTGCGGCTGTTGTGGCGTCCCTGCGCGGCCTGCTCGGGTAG
- a CDS encoding replication protein RepA, with protein MPDSRPAPKVTPRQRKLIEAASAIRTARPADIDFLHTIRCQCGIPYTNPGEDVRAWERKQGHATLRIEAGAAIDPRSGKFVEVGLPYGEKPRLVLIHLASEAVRTKNPVVDVEGSMTAFARSLGLDTNGPSLRHLKDQLARLAAATVRMGLVEEGRAVQVNTQIVSAFDLWYPAEPDQRVLWPSTVRLSEEYFQSLSRHAVPLDRRAVGALATASAHNWAIWGALREGPHRRTPGPGAGAVGPHDRRGHPGTAPLTEGPPAWRPRGSTSKPSAPTSSRCPTPGTSATGSTSWLTSW; from the coding sequence GTGCCGGATTCCCGCCCCGCCCCGAAGGTCACCCCCCGCCAGCGTAAGCTGATCGAGGCCGCGAGTGCCATCCGCACTGCCCGCCCGGCCGACATCGACTTCCTCCACACCATCCGGTGCCAGTGCGGCATCCCGTACACCAACCCCGGCGAGGACGTCCGGGCGTGGGAGCGGAAGCAGGGGCACGCGACGCTGCGCATCGAGGCCGGGGCCGCCATCGACCCCCGCTCCGGCAAGTTCGTCGAGGTCGGCCTGCCCTACGGGGAGAAGCCGCGGCTGGTGCTGATCCACCTGGCCAGCGAGGCCGTCCGCACGAAGAACCCGGTGGTGGACGTGGAGGGGTCGATGACCGCGTTCGCCCGCTCCCTCGGGCTGGACACCAACGGCCCGAGCCTGCGGCACTTGAAGGACCAGCTCGCCCGGCTGGCCGCCGCGACGGTCCGCATGGGGCTGGTGGAGGAGGGGCGGGCGGTGCAGGTGAACACCCAGATCGTGAGCGCGTTCGACCTGTGGTACCCGGCCGAGCCGGACCAGCGGGTGCTCTGGCCCAGCACGGTGCGCCTCTCGGAGGAATACTTCCAGAGCCTCTCCCGCCACGCCGTGCCCTTAGACCGCCGGGCGGTCGGGGCGCTCGCCACGGCCAGCGCGCATAACTGGGCAATCTGGGGGGCATTGCGCGAGGGGCCGCATCGGCGTACACCAGGGCCTGGGGCCGGGGCCGTCGGGCCACACGACCGTCGGGGGCATCCCGGCACCGCCCCGCTCACCGAGGGGCCACCGGCATGGCGACCACGAGGGTCAACGTCGAAGCCATCGGCTCCTACTTCGAGTCGTTGTCCGACCCCCGGCACGTCCGCAACCGGAAGCACCTCCTGGTTGACGTCGTGGTGA
- a CDS encoding transposase, whose translation MPKQFQSGEDDRRGGITKRGPAVLRKLLVQCAWCMLRYNRWARAVFDRLSRGKARRKRAVVALARTVLVRCWAMLRDNQPWRPDPEPAAATA comes from the coding sequence ATCCCCAAGCAGTTCCAGTCCGGCGAGGACGACCGCCGCGGGGGGATCACCAAGCGGGGGCCGGCGGTCCTCCGGAAGCTGCTGGTGCAGTGCGCGTGGTGCATGCTCCGGTACAACCGGTGGGCGCGGGCCGTGTTCGACCGGCTGAGCCGGGGGAAGGCCCGGCGGAAGCGGGCCGTCGTCGCGCTCGCCCGGACGGTCCTGGTCCGGTGCTGGGCCATGCTCCGAGACAACCAGCCGTGGCGGCCCGACCCCGAGCCCGCGGCGGCGACGGCGTGA
- a CDS encoding TIR domain-containing protein: MAKKRVFISFAVEDVRARDLLVGQSKHDDTPFEFVDMSVKEPWDSEWKTRCRTKIRGCDGVIALLSKNTQYASGALWEIKCAVEEGIPITGVHIYKDSKGPIPSDLIGHDVIEWTWDGIGDFIDSL; this comes from the coding sequence ATGGCCAAGAAACGCGTATTCATCAGCTTCGCGGTCGAAGACGTCCGCGCCCGCGACCTACTGGTCGGGCAGTCCAAGCACGACGACACGCCCTTCGAGTTCGTCGATATGTCGGTGAAGGAACCGTGGGACAGCGAGTGGAAGACGCGGTGCCGGACGAAGATCCGGGGGTGCGACGGGGTGATCGCGCTGCTGAGCAAGAACACCCAGTACGCCTCCGGCGCGCTGTGGGAGATCAAGTGTGCCGTCGAGGAGGGCATCCCCATCACCGGGGTCCACATCTACAAGGATAGCAAGGGGCCGATCCCGAGCGACCTCATCGGGCACGACGTGATCGAGTGGACCTGGGATGGGATCGGCGACTTCATCGACTCGCTGTGA
- a CDS encoding IS110 family RNA-guided transposase, whose protein sequence is MPARKTRPRKPPPPDAPPRLPPDLRDRAEACARLAAAPAPNRHAAGIDVGDATHWVCVGETPDGTDPVREFPAHTPGLRQLVAWLKHCGVTTVALEAGGVYGHVLFLTLLEAGLDVVMTPPQFAKQIQGRPKTDRRDCQWIWRLHHHGMLPSVFQPDEATQTLRDYVRQRANLVRLGAQHVQRMQKALGLMNLKLTAVLGDTTGVTGLKIIRAIVAGERDPHALARLRDRRCKHSAAEIATALDGRYRPEHLTELRLCLKMWDAYQEAVADLDPIIAAHLRAMRRQTTLPPLPPQTRVRGRKPHDPKFDVRVALYLATGVDLTAVEGLDAVHALTLVSELGSDFTKWPTVKHFTSWLGLCPNWKKTGGRVQSSKTRRGKNRAASALRLAAWGLVRSKSYLGAYLRRQRSRLGAPKAVTATAHKLARVVYHLVRYGAAYVKQTEAAYAEQVRARVRSSRSPSSSGGPVKVTCSSCTAPSASGRRTTSSAAVGLCELWVAETNHAPPSAAAPGSACLCSAAATASASSPSYCSDSSGCPAASRRRASASTGPSAVRCRRNNASPASGRSAIGTDHHSLSRSSRPVCHSGSSIHGPYRSAADMQAPPRPNHQFRRSADRGGPDCISPPASRRR, encoded by the coding sequence ATGCCCGCCCGCAAGACCCGACCGCGCAAGCCCCCGCCGCCCGACGCCCCGCCCCGCCTCCCGCCCGACCTCCGCGACCGGGCCGAGGCGTGTGCCCGCCTGGCCGCCGCCCCCGCCCCCAACCGCCACGCCGCCGGGATCGACGTGGGCGACGCCACCCACTGGGTGTGCGTCGGGGAGACGCCCGACGGCACCGACCCCGTCCGCGAGTTCCCCGCCCACACCCCCGGCCTGCGGCAGCTCGTCGCCTGGCTCAAGCACTGCGGGGTCACCACCGTCGCCCTGGAGGCCGGCGGGGTGTACGGCCACGTCCTGTTCCTCACCCTCCTCGAGGCCGGGCTGGACGTGGTCATGACCCCGCCCCAGTTCGCGAAGCAGATCCAGGGCCGGCCGAAGACCGACCGGCGCGACTGCCAGTGGATCTGGCGCCTCCACCACCACGGCATGCTCCCGTCGGTGTTCCAGCCGGACGAGGCCACCCAGACGCTGCGGGACTACGTCCGCCAGCGGGCCAACCTCGTCCGCCTCGGGGCGCAGCACGTCCAGCGGATGCAGAAGGCCCTCGGGCTGATGAACCTGAAGCTGACGGCCGTCCTCGGGGACACGACCGGCGTCACCGGCCTCAAGATCATCCGCGCCATCGTCGCCGGCGAGCGCGACCCGCACGCCCTGGCCCGGCTCCGCGACCGCCGGTGCAAGCACTCGGCGGCCGAGATCGCCACCGCCCTGGACGGCCGCTACCGGCCCGAGCACCTGACCGAGCTGCGGCTGTGCCTGAAGATGTGGGACGCCTACCAGGAGGCCGTCGCCGACCTCGACCCGATCATCGCCGCCCACCTGAGGGCCATGCGCCGTCAGACCACACTGCCGCCGCTCCCGCCGCAGACGCGGGTCCGGGGGCGGAAGCCGCACGACCCGAAGTTCGACGTGCGGGTGGCGCTGTACCTGGCGACGGGCGTGGACCTGACGGCGGTCGAGGGGCTCGACGCGGTCCACGCCCTGACGCTGGTGAGCGAGCTCGGGAGCGACTTCACGAAGTGGCCGACGGTGAAGCACTTCACGTCGTGGCTGGGGCTGTGCCCGAACTGGAAGAAGACCGGCGGGAGGGTGCAGTCGAGCAAGACGCGGCGGGGGAAGAACCGGGCGGCATCGGCGCTGCGGCTGGCGGCGTGGGGGCTGGTCCGGAGCAAGAGCTACCTGGGCGCCTACCTGCGGCGGCAGCGGTCGCGGCTGGGGGCGCCGAAGGCGGTGACGGCGACGGCCCACAAGCTGGCGCGGGTCGTGTACCACCTGGTCCGGTACGGGGCGGCGTACGTGAAGCAGACCGAGGCGGCGTACGCCGAGCAGGTCCGGGCGCGGGTGCGGTCGAGCAGGTCGCCGTCGTCGAGCGGCGGGCCGGTGAAGGTCACATGCTCCAGTTGCACCGCGCCCTCCGCCTCCGGCCGCCGAACAACAAGCTCAGCAGCGGTGGGGCTGTGTGAGCTATGGGTCGCAGAAACGAATCATGCCCCGCCGTCTGCTGCAGCGCCGGGTTCGGCCTGCCTTTGCTCGGCGGCTGCGACCGCGTCCGCCAGCTCGCCGTCGTACTGCTCGGATTCGTCCGGCTGCCCAGCCGCGAGCCGCCGGCGGGCCTCGGCAAGCACAGGTCCGTCCGCGGTGCGCTGCCGCAGGAACAATGCCAGCCCAGCGTCCGGGAGGTCGGCAATCGGCACCGACCACCATAGCTTGAGCCGTTCGAGCAGACCGGTCTGCCACTCCGGGTCGTCGATCCACGGCCCGTACAGGTCAGCGGCGGACATGCAGGCTCCTCCGCGGCCGAACCACCAATTCCGCAGATCCGCAGATCGCGGTGGTCCGGACTGCATATCACCGCCCGCCTCCCGCAGACGGTAA
- a CDS encoding ISAs1 family transposase produces the protein MATTRVNVEAIGSYFESLSDPRHVRNRKHLLVDVVVIAVCGLVCGCDGPTAIHRWAANRRDWLDEFLTLPNGVPSRDCIRRVLIALQPEAFQRCFQEWIADALAPDGGGPGRLVAIDGKTLRRSHDAANGLGPLHVVSAWASEHGVALGQVATEEKSNEITAIPVLLKQIELARAVVTIDAMGCQKDVARDVVAGGGDFVIAVKDNQPKLAEAIGSVVEKHLDGELEARKRRRHETDERGHGRRDERFYFVAQVPPDFAARAEWPWVKAVGTAVRVTTHADGTQSDEVRYYMLSRFLSGKRFGAAVRAHWGIESMHWVLDVTFREDESRTRERVLANNLSWLRRFAVTLLKRHPIKDSIRGKMIRCLMNTQFLDEVLTLPAV, from the coding sequence ATGGCGACCACGAGGGTCAACGTCGAAGCCATCGGCTCCTACTTCGAGTCGTTGTCCGACCCCCGGCACGTCCGCAACCGGAAGCACCTCCTGGTTGACGTCGTGGTGATCGCCGTGTGCGGCCTGGTGTGCGGGTGCGACGGCCCGACCGCCATCCACCGGTGGGCCGCCAACCGCCGGGATTGGCTCGACGAGTTCCTCACGCTGCCCAACGGCGTCCCCTCACGGGATTGCATCCGCCGGGTGCTGATCGCCCTCCAGCCCGAGGCTTTCCAGCGCTGCTTCCAGGAGTGGATCGCCGACGCCCTGGCACCCGACGGGGGCGGCCCCGGCCGCCTGGTCGCCATCGACGGCAAGACGCTCCGGCGGTCCCACGATGCGGCCAACGGGCTGGGTCCGCTGCACGTCGTCAGCGCCTGGGCGAGCGAGCACGGGGTCGCGTTGGGCCAGGTCGCGACCGAGGAGAAGTCGAACGAGATCACTGCCATCCCCGTCCTGCTGAAGCAGATCGAGCTCGCCAGGGCCGTGGTCACGATCGACGCGATGGGGTGCCAGAAGGACGTCGCGCGGGACGTCGTGGCCGGCGGCGGGGACTTCGTGATCGCCGTGAAGGACAACCAGCCGAAGCTCGCCGAGGCCATCGGGTCGGTCGTCGAGAAGCACCTGGACGGCGAACTGGAGGCACGCAAGCGCCGGCGCCACGAGACCGACGAGCGTGGGCACGGCCGGCGTGACGAGCGGTTCTACTTCGTGGCCCAGGTGCCGCCGGATTTTGCGGCCCGAGCGGAGTGGCCGTGGGTCAAGGCCGTTGGCACGGCGGTGCGGGTCACCACGCACGCCGACGGGACCCAGAGCGACGAGGTGCGGTACTACATGCTGAGCCGGTTCCTGAGCGGCAAACGCTTCGGGGCGGCGGTTCGGGCGCACTGGGGCATCGAGTCGATGCACTGGGTCTTGGACGTGACGTTCCGCGAGGACGAGAGCCGGACGCGCGAGCGGGTGCTGGCGAACAACTTGAGTTGGCTCCGGCGGTTCGCCGTCACGCTACTGAAGCGGCATCCCATCAAGGACAGCATCCGGGGGAAGATGATTCGCTGCCTGATGAATACACAGTTCCTCGACGAAGTCCTGACATTACCAGCAGTCTGA